The Candidatus Methanomethylicota archaeon genomic sequence TGGCATCAGTTCCAACGAGAAAGTTCACTCCAGCTTCAACAGTTTCAACCCACTCAGTCCTATCCCTCAAAGTTACACATGGAGTTTTAGACCAGAAAGCCTCCTTCTGCAATCCACCAGAATCCGTCAAAACAAGCCTAGCATGCTTAAGCAATTTAAACATATCAACATAACCCACAGGGTCAACAACCCTAACATTACTATGCTCCAAAGATATATTAAACTCCCTAATCCTATTAGCAGTTCTAGGATGAATTGGGAAAACTATTTCCACACTCGCCCTTCCAACACCCTCTAGAATACTTCCCCTTAGTCTAATAACTTTTAGTAGCTAGTATGTTCTTATTGTTATTTTTAAGACCTTCACAGTTACTTTTACTTTTGAGTTTATTTCGCTTAATAAATACCAGTTTTTCCTAGTTCGAAATACTTGAGGAATAACTTGATTTTATATATGTTTTAAAATCCCTCTTAAATATCCAATAATTATTCCAGCCTCAATAGCTAATGCAACTATAATTGCTATAAACAACCTCTTAATAGTAGGTTTCTTTACCTTTCTAAGGTATTTAATATATAAACCAAATGAAAAAGTTAGAATTGCTAAAATCCAAAAGAATATATTGTACCATAAATTAATTGCTAACATTAGTGTCAAAATCACTATAGCAAACCTTAACAAATAGTATTGAGGAAAGAGAAAAGCTGTACCATCGCCTTTAGCATAATTGTAATACTGTTTAAAAATCTTCCTGGCATTTTCTCTAACCTTCCAATAAACTATTGCATTTTTTGCCAAAAAGAAACGTGCTCCAGCTTTTTTCAATTTTAAATCAAATAAAGTGTCCTCAGCCGTGTCAAGCCACTCTGGATATCCTTCTACATTTTCCCAAACTTTTTTCTTAAATGCAATTGATCTACTGGAAGGTAAGAACTTTTTTTGATCGAGCTTTTTAATATCAGGGAAAATCAGGTAAGATGCTATTTCCTCAAACTCAGTTTCATACCAAGGAAGATAAACTCCCGACACCACATCTATACTTGGATCTTCTTTGAAAGGTTTAGTTATATTTTCCAACCATTGTGGATGAAGTTTACAACCCGCATCAGTACTTGCTATAATATCATTCACACAATTCCTTATTGCAATATTCCTACCTTGGGCTATGTTAGCACCAGGTGCTACTATTAACTTTACGTTTAAACTATTATCCTTCTTAACATATTCCTTAATTAGCTCAACAGTTTTATCGGTGGAACCTCCATCAACAATAATAATTTCATTTGGCAATTTAGTTTGCCTTCTGAGAGACTCCAACCAATCAAGAATAGTTCGTTCTTCGTTTTTTACTGTACAAATCAATGAAATTTTTAACATGCTAATCTCTCTTCTTCGCCAAATTATTAGTTAACTCTACTAATTATGACTAATTATGTAAACTATTAGTAGAGCGAATAAGAAAGTCAGGGAAGCGTCCACAAGTCTTTTAAGCAAAAGAATATTGTAACCACTACCAGAATTGCCTCCTAATAACTTTTTGACGATGAAGGGACTTAGTATGAGAGATAGGACTCCAGTCGGAAAAGAACATGCTATATAAACAAAAAAGATCGCTACTATATTGCTAAAGCTGTGCTCATACCAATATGAAAATATGAAAGTAGATAAAACGACTATCATGATAAACAAAACAATGTCTTTAGTTCTTCCTCTAAGAGTTTTTATATCGTCAAATAATAGGTCTTTTGAAAGAACCATATATTCTAATGTACGATAAATCGCATAAGGAACCAAAAAAGTGTTCAACATAACAACAAATGAATATAAATGGAGGTTTTGAAGCAATAGTAGTTCCAAGGATAATGTGGCGTATGCGTATTTTGCTAATCTTAGTAATGAAAATAGCATGTGCTTTAAAATAATATTAGTACATTTTGACCTCAAAAAAGAAATTATTGCAAGAAAAGGCACTAAGGGTACATAAATAACAGCTGGCAATTTTAAGAATCCAATTAAAGCAAACGCAAAAAGAATATACAAAAAATTTAAACAAATAAGGATTGCAGGAGATTTATCAAAAGATATCAATGGTCGATAAATGTAGTATGTGAGTTTTTCTTGGGGATAATGAATAACTTTTTCATAATCCACGTAATCATTCACTACGTAGACAATTATATAAAGAAAATGAATAAGTAAAGGTATCAGGAAAAAATACGCTAAAATTTGCTCGGAAACTATATGCATCACGTATGTTTTACTGAGAAAAAGCGTAACACCAATTAAAATCACAACAAGATCATATAACGTGTTAAGAAAGGCGTCAACTCTATAGAGGATAATGTTTACCCAAATAATACCTCGATTTGATATTGTTTTATGGTCAATCAAATGATCTATCATGTTTTAACCATCAAAGTTGAATGATATTTTTGGCATAAGAGGTCATAAATATAAAAAACAAATAATTAAAAGGAGAAGAGAAATTATCTACTGAGTATGCGTAATATGAGTACGCAATTTAATTTTTCAAATATTCTGATAAAGGATTAATTTTGGGCTAATAGGGCCAAAATTGTTATTTTACTCACTCAACAATACCATAAGATTTTATAAGCAGTCAAAATATTTTAGAAATAAATTTTAAGAACCTTATTAAAAAAGGCGGAGAATTATAACGTTTACATAACACATTTTTGGCAATCTCCCATCTCTCTTCTATTGTTCGTTGATAATTTTCAGAATAATTATAAATTTTAAGCACTTTTTCGGCTTTTACTAATAGGTTCTCATTAATCTTTCCATTTTTCAAAGATAGTAAAATGAAAAACAAAGCTTGCAAAATACTGTTTTTCCAAATCCACGTTCTTCTTTTGCTAATAATTAAGTGAAGCTTTTCTATAAAAATCGGGAAAGTTAGAATTTTGGAACATACTTGAATAGCACCTAACGCCATAGTTAATGCTTCTTCTTCAGCTCCCGCAGTTGGTCTTAACATATATCGATGACAATTTTCACTTAGCTGAAGAAAGAATGGTAGCTCCTTGGCTAATTGACAGAATTTAGAAGAAGCCCAATGTTGCCGTAAATATCTTTGTCTTTCCTCTTTTGTTGAAAAATAAATTTCATTCAAAATTAGAAAAATATCACGAGAAATAGACACTAATTTTGCAGTTGCAAACATCAAACGTCTTTTTTCTTCACTTTTACATTTTGAATGAGCGAGACTAAACGAAAATGAAGCCAATAAATCAATTATGCGGTCAAAAAACGTATTAAGAATTTCTTCCCAAGAAGCTAGATTTGTGTTTATGTTTACACAATATATTTTTACTAATTCCCGTTTCAGCACATCATAACCATATATGCACTTCGCATTTTTTATTTTAGATAAACTTAGCGTGGAAAATTTTTCTATTTTCTTTTCATTTATTATATTGAGGTCTACAATTTGTCTATTCTTATTCGCATATCGTTGAATTTCATTGTTAAGATATTTTCTTAATAAGTTGCTTTTAATTTCTAAAACAAATTGAGGTGCTCTGGAAATTACCAATAGATCAATGTCGCTCATAAATTTAATCTTGTCGTCGTCTACAAAAATTGAACCTTCTCCGCATGAAAAACTATCAGTTAAGTAAATGCTTACAACCTTAGGAATTATGCGAAGGATTTCCTTGCAAATTATTCTGAGCTTTTTCTCCAACATGCTATTAATCATATCCGCGAGTTGACCTTCAAGAACGCTTACTTTCCAGTTTATTTTATCTCTAAAAATATCCATTCAGCATCACTATTTAAATTAATGATTCATACAACTTTTTTATTTTCCTTGCAAATTCCACTATTGAGAAATTACGGACAACCTTTTCCCTTGCTCTTTTCCCCATCTCTTCCCTCACACTACTTTCTGAGATTAGTTTACAAATTGCTTCTGAAAGTGCCATCACATCGTCTTGTTTAACAAGGAGACCATCATAGCCATGAGATAATATTTCCATCGTCCCCTCATTAATTGTAGCTATAACTGGAGTTCCGCAAGCCATTGATTCAAGCAAAACAAAGGGAAGAGCTTCACGTTTTGATGGCAATACAGTGATTGTTGCCTTATTATAAATAACTCTTAAAGCATCATGTGGTAATCTACCAGCTAGCTTTACATCATTTGTTAAGTTAAGAGTTTTAATCATTTTTTCTAGATAGTCTCGCATGTATCCTTCTCCAACAATTAGTAACTTTAAATTTTTAACTTTTTGTTTACACTTCTTGAAAGCTAAGAGTAATAAATCTACCCCCTTTTCTTTAACAAGATTTCCTACAAATAATATTAAATTGTCCTCTTTATTAATTGTATTTAAAGGCTTAAAGAAATCAGTGTCTACTCCATCATGAATATAGGCTATTTTTTCTTCTGGCACTTTACAAACAGAAACTAGACGTTGCACTTCAAATTTATTCGTTACCAAGAGTTTATCTGCTAGTGGTAAGGTCATTCTTTTTAAAATCCTGAATGGATACAATAACATGGATAAGTCACCGCCATGATAATGTCCTACGATTGGTTTTTTACGTATATTATTTAACAAAACTATAAGATCATATGTAAGCGAGTAATAATTATGAACATGAATTATGTCTACATCGCTCCTAATAATGTCCTCATGAAGCTCTCTAGATATTTCATAATTAAAATGTTTCCTATTAAACGTGACGGGGTACGCTATCATTGGATGACCAAATTTATGAACTAATAATGTTTTTTCCTTTACAGAGAGGGAAAGATAAGCCAAAATGGGATTTGCAAATTCTTTTACAATCTTACAATATCGATGAGGATGAAATTCGTATTTTGAAAAGATATCAGGAGTGATCATGTACGGTTCTATAGAGTGAGTAGTGACAAAAAGAATCTTAAGCATAGGCGGTTTTATTTCATTCAAACATTTTTATTAATGTATTTATGAAGTCTTTCGCGTTTTTCGCTTTAATAAGAAAACACTCGCTTTGAAAGGCCAAATCTGATATAAGTTTTTTTTCTTTATTTATTAATTCCTCTAAATCAAAATCGGCATTAAAGTAGGCATATATGTTTAATAATTCAGGAATGCATGAATACTGTCTCTTATTGTTCAGCCAAAGTTTTCTTATACATTCTTCTTTTGATAATAGCTTACACAAGTTTTGTCCTGACTCTAAAATGAAGATGTATTTTATTGGTGCATGCTCTTTTATGGGAATCACATTTCCTACATCGACATGCTCAATCCTTGATAAATATATATTAAGAGGCCATGGGACTAATGATAACATAGAAGAGCTCAATTTCTTCCTAAAAGTGGATTTTATTCTAAAACCAGTGTATTTTAAATTCCTAATGTTGAATACTTTAGGAAACGCCCATGCTACATGATTTTGATCTACAATTATTTCATCATCTGATAAATATTCAAATAATCCGCTTTTAACTGCCAATAGAGTTGTAGTGGTTTTGCCTATATCAGGATAAGCTGATAATAAAATTCCCGTGTTTGATTCTTTATGAGAAATACATGCACAATGCAAAAGACTTAAT encodes the following:
- a CDS encoding glycosyltransferase, with the protein product MLKISLICTVKNEERTILDWLESLRRQTKLPNEIIIVDGGSTDKTVELIKEYVKKDNSLNVKLIVAPGANIAQGRNIAIRNCVNDIIASTDAGCKLHPQWLENITKPFKEDPSIDVVSGVYLPWYETEFEEIASYLIFPDIKKLDQKKFLPSSRSIAFKKKVWENVEGYPEWLDTAEDTLFDLKLKKAGARFFLAKNAIVYWKVRENARKIFKQYYNYAKGDGTAFLFPQYYLLRFAIVILTLMLAINLWYNIFFWILAILTFSFGLYIKYLRKVKKPTIKRLFIAIIVALAIEAGIIIGYLRGILKHI
- a CDS encoding UDP-N-acetylglucosamine 2-epimerase; the encoded protein is MEIVFPIHPRTANRIREFNISLEHSNVRVVDPVGYVDMFKLLKHARLVLTDSGGLQKEAFWSKTPCVTLRDRTEWVETVEAGVNFLVGTDA
- a CDS encoding glycosyltransferase family 4 protein, with product MNEIKPPMLKILFVTTHSIEPYMITPDIFSKYEFHPHRYCKIVKEFANPILAYLSLSVKEKTLLVHKFGHPMIAYPVTFNRKHFNYEISRELHEDIIRSDVDIIHVHNYYSLTYDLIVLLNNIRKKPIVGHYHGGDLSMLLYPFRILKRMTLPLADKLLVTNKFEVQRLVSVCKVPEEKIAYIHDGVDTDFFKPLNTINKEDNLILFVGNLVKEKGVDLLLLAFKKCKQKVKNLKLLIVGEGYMRDYLEKMIKTLNLTNDVKLAGRLPHDALRVIYNKATITVLPSKREALPFVLLESMACGTPVIATINEGTMEILSHGYDGLLVKQDDVMALSEAICKLISESSVREEMGKRAREKVVRNFSIVEFARKIKKLYESLI